A stretch of the Polaribacter pacificus genome encodes the following:
- a CDS encoding SGNH/GDSL hydrolase family protein, with product MNTKYILGALITFPLLPLMYFQGKKIKASVPRLPEATGTEGVVSVGSNKTIRMLAIGESTIAGVGVATHKEGFTGTLATELANTFKTNIDWKVYAKSGYTAKRVNERLIDQIKNTSVNLIVIGLGGNDAFELNSPKKWNKHIRQLIKHIQEKFVGVPILFINMPPIKEFPAFTSLIKFSIGNLVILLGKELEKIVKDYDQVYYYGRQMNSEDLIKRLELKIDPSDFFSDGVHPSKVTYQVWAKDVSNYIAQSKEILMEFKI from the coding sequence ATGAACACAAAATATATTTTAGGCGCCCTTATCACATTTCCTCTTTTACCTTTGATGTATTTTCAAGGTAAAAAAATTAAAGCAAGCGTACCAAGATTGCCCGAAGCAACAGGGACAGAAGGTGTTGTATCAGTTGGATCAAATAAAACAATTAGAATGCTTGCCATAGGAGAGAGTACCATTGCGGGTGTTGGCGTTGCTACCCACAAAGAGGGCTTTACCGGAACCTTAGCCACTGAACTCGCAAATACATTTAAAACAAACATAGACTGGAAGGTTTATGCAAAAAGTGGATACACTGCAAAAAGAGTCAATGAAAGGCTGATTGATCAAATAAAGAATACATCTGTTAACCTTATTGTTATTGGTCTTGGCGGAAATGATGCCTTTGAATTAAATTCTCCAAAAAAATGGAATAAACACATAAGGCAACTAATTAAGCACATCCAAGAAAAATTTGTTGGAGTACCCATACTCTTTATCAATATGCCACCCATTAAAGAGTTTCCAGCTTTTACTTCACTTATTAAATTTTCAATCGGTAACCTTGTGATACTATTGGGCAAAGAATTAGAGAAAATAGTAAAAGACTATGATCAGGTGTATTATTATGGACGTCAAATGAACTCTGAGGATCTTATTAAACGGCTAGAGCTTAAGATAGATCCTTCTGATTTTTTTAGTGATGGTGTCCATCCTTCTAAAGTTACTTACCAAGTTTGGGCTAAAGATGTTTCTAATTATATTGCTCAATCTAAAGAGATATTGATGGAATTTAAAATTTAA
- a CDS encoding TlpA family protein disulfide reductase, which yields MKRILIILLSAFCLTSCTENPSKKYILFSGKIENATKKEYRMVKNKGGSGRVDIILAEDGSFTDTITSGTGHYILTDSRNRADFYLTDGGEYHFTGVANDFRNTAKLTGTDPDASNYLMTKYERINRVRGDYTEYNSLNESDFLTREAMLNKSYLSYLDSFANIPEEFAQFERDELYNYHLLSLIKYEFLHGYYTKQPDFKVSKDFLKELEGVDYVNEKAYKLRGSYNKLVIEHFKRKASDFSESEGLDEYLAKLKVFGDIPNDHIKNDLLLSAAKYDIGYTDDFEKYYKNYLSVSTSDENDKIITEKYQGLKKLTLGQPSPVFKDYVNHAGGTTSLADFKGKYVYIDVWATWCAPCLAEVPSLKKIEKQYHGKNIEFLSISIDIEKVRPAWRKMVTDKKLGGTQLIAESDWSSEFIKEYQINSIPRFIMIDPSGKIVNSNAPRPSSPELLDLFNELGI from the coding sequence ATGAAAAGAATTCTTATCATCTTACTTTCGGCGTTTTGTTTGACGTCTTGTACAGAAAACCCATCCAAAAAATACATCTTATTTTCGGGAAAAATTGAAAATGCCACAAAAAAAGAATACAGAATGGTTAAAAACAAAGGTGGATCTGGTAGGGTTGATATCATCTTGGCAGAAGACGGTTCTTTTACAGATACCATTACTTCTGGCACAGGTCATTATATACTAACTGACTCTAGAAACAGAGCAGATTTTTATCTAACTGATGGAGGTGAGTATCACTTTACTGGGGTTGCAAATGATTTTAGAAATACTGCAAAATTAACTGGGACTGACCCAGATGCTTCTAACTATTTAATGACTAAATATGAACGTATTAATAGAGTGAGAGGTGATTATACCGAATACAACTCATTAAACGAATCTGATTTTCTTACTAGAGAAGCAATGCTAAATAAAAGCTACCTTTCTTATTTAGACAGCTTTGCAAATATTCCTGAGGAATTTGCTCAATTTGAACGTGATGAATTGTATAATTATCATCTTTTAAGTTTAATCAAGTATGAGTTTTTACATGGATACTACACCAAACAACCTGATTTTAAAGTTTCAAAAGACTTTCTTAAAGAATTGGAAGGTGTAGATTATGTAAACGAAAAAGCTTATAAGCTTAGAGGTTCTTATAATAAATTAGTCATAGAGCATTTTAAAAGAAAGGCAAGCGATTTTTCAGAAAGTGAAGGACTTGATGAATATTTAGCCAAATTAAAAGTGTTTGGAGATATCCCGAATGATCATATAAAAAATGATTTACTATTGTCAGCAGCCAAATACGATATCGGTTATACTGATGATTTTGAGAAGTATTATAAAAACTACCTTTCTGTTTCTACTTCGGATGAAAATGATAAAATCATTACCGAAAAGTATCAAGGGTTAAAAAAGCTTACTTTAGGTCAACCTTCACCTGTTTTTAAAGATTATGTAAACCATGCAGGCGGGACAACTTCTTTAGCTGATTTTAAAGGAAAATACGTATACATTGATGTTTGGGCAACTTGGTGTGCTCCCTGTTTAGCAGAAGTGCCTTCACTTAAAAAAATAGAAAAACAATACCATGGAAAAAACATTGAGTTTTTAAGTATTTCTATCGATATAGAAAAAGTACGCCCAGCTTGGAGAAAAATGGTTACAGATAAAAAATTAGGAGGAACTCAATTAATCGCAGAAAGCGACTGGAGCAGTGAATTTATTAAAGAATACCAAATAAATAGCATTCCGCGTTTTATTATGATAGATCCATCTGGTAAAATAGTCAATTCAAATGCACCTAGACCTTCAAGTCCTGAGTTATTAGACTTGTTTAATGAGTTAGGAATTTAA
- a CDS encoding serine hydrolase domain-containing protein, with product MKKLLSISIFTLLFISCQTKPTLATITSLNPIEYSMDNAAKLILENPEINSISIGVYKDKNTFTKYYGEIDTGVGNTANDHSIFEIASVTKTFTAYITAQAVLDGKLSLDDDLRKYLDGAYYNLEFDNRPILIKDIVTHTTGIQRADFSKVLSKMFSIDITEQERKAITDYSKKDFIEDLQHYQHKTTSGKVYDYSGFVAPELLAMVLERVYKKPYSELLEELILKKAQMQHTTMRVAKEDEKYVLNGYTNNNLKVAPLQTPLTGAGGGLKSTVPDLLKYIEFLLDKDNKVVKEMRRPLFYDENEDEEYGYFWMVNGDDLMLHNGGTGGSTNWLILLPNLDSGFTVSFNYNGDRAGDLINTIASFLISDLLNFPTKNAYYLIRDYINNNPDTWLEKYYQLKKEHSKQYNFDDASMLDDLGYEFLELNKTNQAIEVFLLLVSEFPNSAYSYKSLAEGYFLNKQYKLALTNYKKSLELKPKNNRVIEMIKKIEQIENK from the coding sequence ATGAAAAAACTTCTCTCAATTTCAATTTTCACACTTCTATTTATCAGTTGTCAAACAAAGCCAACTCTAGCCACTATAACTAGCTTGAATCCTATTGAATACTCTATGGATAATGCTGCAAAGTTGATTTTGGAAAACCCAGAAATTAATTCAATCTCAATCGGGGTTTATAAGGATAAAAATACCTTTACGAAGTATTATGGAGAAATTGATACAGGGGTAGGCAACACCGCTAATGACCATTCAATTTTTGAAATAGCATCAGTAACAAAAACTTTTACCGCCTATATTACTGCTCAAGCTGTATTGGATGGGAAATTAAGTTTGGATGACGACCTTAGAAAATATTTAGATGGTGCTTATTACAACTTAGAGTTTGATAATCGCCCTATCCTTATTAAAGACATCGTGACCCATACTACAGGGATCCAGAGAGCCGATTTTTCTAAGGTTTTGTCAAAAATGTTTTCAATTGATATAACAGAACAGGAGCGAAAAGCTATTACCGACTATAGCAAAAAAGATTTTATAGAAGATTTACAACATTACCAGCATAAAACCACTTCTGGAAAAGTATATGACTACTCAGGTTTTGTAGCACCAGAATTATTGGCTATGGTTTTGGAAAGAGTATATAAAAAACCATATAGCGAACTTTTGGAAGAACTTATACTAAAAAAGGCTCAAATGCAGCATACTACCATGCGTGTTGCAAAAGAGGATGAGAAATATGTTTTAAATGGGTACACCAATAATAATCTAAAGGTAGCGCCGCTGCAAACACCCTTAACAGGAGCCGGTGGTGGATTAAAATCAACAGTTCCTGATTTATTAAAGTATATTGAGTTTCTTTTAGATAAAGACAATAAAGTAGTAAAAGAAATGAGAAGGCCGCTGTTTTATGATGAAAATGAAGATGAAGAATACGGCTATTTTTGGATGGTAAATGGGGATGACCTTATGCTGCATAATGGCGGAACAGGAGGAAGTACTAATTGGTTGATTTTATTGCCAAACTTAGACAGTGGGTTTACTGTTTCATTTAATTATAATGGTGATAGAGCTGGTGATTTAATAAACACTATAGCTTCTTTCCTTATTTCAGATCTTTTAAATTTCCCCACTAAAAATGCATATTATTTAATTAGGGATTATATTAACAATAACCCAGATACATGGTTAGAAAAGTACTATCAATTAAAGAAAGAACACAGTAAGCAATACAATTTTGATGATGCTTCTATGTTAGATGATTTGGGCTATGAATTTTTAGAATTAAATAAAACGAACCAAGCAATTGAAGTGTTTTTACTATTGGTGTCTGAATTTCCTAATTCTGCTTATTCATATAAGAGTTTGGCTGAGGGGTATTTTCTTAATAAACAATACAAACTAGCGCTAACTAACTATAAAAAATCACTGGAATTAAAGCCGAAAAACAATAGAGTGATTGAAATGATTAAAAAGATTGAACAAATAGAAAATAAATAA
- a CDS encoding OsmC family protein, with amino-acid sequence MDYHSLANSSSKNNAVIKIKETEIVFGTTPESSDNLANPAELFLGSLSACILKNVERFSIFMKFEYSHAEIKVHATRLEKPPRMDQINYELIIYSRDGSLNLSLLKKNIEKFGTIFNTVKASCSIVGEVKQIHEY; translated from the coding sequence ATGGATTATCACAGTTTAGCAAATTCTTCATCAAAAAACAATGCAGTAATTAAAATTAAAGAAACTGAAATTGTTTTTGGTACTACTCCCGAATCTTCTGACAATTTAGCAAACCCTGCAGAATTGTTTTTAGGATCATTATCAGCCTGTATTTTAAAGAATGTGGAACGTTTTTCAATTTTTATGAAATTTGAATATTCACATGCAGAAATCAAAGTTCATGCAACGCGTTTGGAAAAGCCTCCGAGAATGGACCAAATTAACTATGAATTAATTATTTACAGTCGTGATGGTAGTTTAAATCTTAGTTTGCTTAAAAAAAATATCGAGAAATTTGGGACCATCTTCAATACAGTCAAGGCTTCTTGTTCTATTGTGGGTGAGGTGAAACAAATACACGAATACTGA
- a CDS encoding alpha/beta hydrolase family protein produces MKRIAFLIILSFFGNNIIAQNEQAFKEIQFLTSDGIKISGAIQYPSHFKQSNLPVVILIHQGGSSKEEWLALPITNKLLNNGFAVLAYDIRLHGKSGKDVKFTDLYNNPNRAPLDLLAAIEFLKKDQHIDVNRIGILGASIGANLACMAVSSDKYPVKSAVSLSAKTEAVQNLSGLTKTITPKNIFYIASEHEQNGKRVIWANELHSLSTGLKKVKIASGNKHGSYILKENTYLENEIVKWFQMSLK; encoded by the coding sequence ATGAAACGAATCGCCTTTTTAATAATTCTAAGCTTCTTTGGTAATAATATAATAGCACAAAATGAACAAGCTTTTAAGGAAATCCAATTTTTAACATCAGACGGGATAAAAATTAGTGGAGCAATCCAATATCCTTCTCATTTTAAGCAATCAAATCTACCTGTTGTTATTCTCATTCACCAAGGAGGTTCCTCAAAAGAAGAGTGGTTAGCCTTACCCATAACAAATAAACTTTTAAACAACGGATTTGCTGTATTGGCTTATGATATTCGGCTACATGGAAAGTCTGGGAAAGATGTTAAGTTTACAGACCTCTATAACAACCCTAACAGAGCTCCCTTAGATTTATTAGCAGCCATAGAATTCTTAAAAAAGGACCAACATATTGATGTAAATAGAATTGGAATTCTTGGAGCTTCTATTGGAGCAAATTTAGCATGTATGGCCGTGTCTTCAGACAAATACCCTGTAAAATCTGCAGTTTCATTATCTGCTAAAACAGAGGCAGTTCAAAATTTAAGCGGTCTGACTAAGACCATTACTCCTAAAAACATTTTTTACATCGCTTCTGAGCATGAGCAGAATGGAAAACGAGTAATATGGGCAAATGAGTTGCACAGTCTTTCAACAGGCCTGAAAAAAGTTAAAATTGCTTCTGGAAATAAACACGGTTCTTATATTTTAAAAGAGAACACCTATCTGGAGAACGAGATTGTAAAGTGGTTTCAGATGTCTTTAAAATAA
- a CDS encoding LytR/AlgR family response regulator transcription factor: protein MISLNKTIAYTKNWKHTLWIGLLLGVLLPTLLMTLEPFDNSNSFSYKYLILSGYGFCILIPILLVHPIENYVYKLQTNRWFIINECLYVLATLFLMLLFSFFYHFYVVSGLPTFTSKLIWGFIKSFGLPFIPLIVPLWLYLRSKYGLIEVPISTKEQPKKMKSITIVGNNKSESLTIFESDFIFARAQQNYVDVYFNTETGMQQETFRSTLSNIMKQLPKAWQVHRSYLVNLDYLQTVEGNARKRFIRISLTDETIPISQVYYKALTKRLSNSSQELQN from the coding sequence ATGATTTCTCTAAATAAAACAATCGCTTATACCAAAAATTGGAAACATACGCTTTGGATAGGATTATTACTGGGTGTATTGCTCCCAACCTTATTAATGACCCTGGAACCTTTTGATAATAGTAATAGTTTTTCATATAAATATTTAATTTTATCAGGCTACGGATTTTGTATCCTAATTCCGATTCTGCTTGTTCATCCAATTGAAAACTACGTTTATAAGCTACAAACAAATCGGTGGTTTATTATAAATGAGTGTTTGTATGTTTTAGCAACACTCTTTTTAATGCTGCTGTTTTCTTTTTTCTACCATTTTTATGTAGTTAGTGGACTACCTACATTTACATCTAAATTAATTTGGGGTTTTATAAAATCTTTTGGACTCCCATTTATCCCACTTATCGTTCCTCTATGGCTTTACTTGCGTTCTAAATATGGCTTGATTGAGGTACCAATTTCAACAAAAGAACAGCCCAAAAAAATGAAGTCTATAACTATAGTTGGGAACAACAAATCTGAAAGTTTAACAATTTTTGAATCTGATTTTATTTTTGCAAGAGCTCAGCAAAATTATGTAGATGTTTATTTTAATACAGAAACTGGGATGCAACAAGAAACATTTCGGAGCACACTTTCTAATATTATGAAACAGTTGCCAAAAGCATGGCAAGTGCATCGATCTTACTTGGTCAATTTAGATTATTTACAAACGGTTGAAGGAAATGCTCGAAAGCGTTTTATAAGAATCTCGCTAACTGATGAAACGATTCCAATTTCTCAAGTTTACTATAAAGCCTTAACAAAAAGACTTTCAAATTCATCCCAAGAACTTCAAAACTAG
- a CDS encoding DMT family transporter: MNWVLLIIAGLFEVAFAACLGKAKEATGTESTYWYIGFLVCLGISMGLLLKVTQHLPIGTAYAVWTGIGAVGTVLVGIFIFKEPATFWRLFFITTLIISIVGLKVVSH; this comes from the coding sequence ATGAATTGGGTACTATTAATCATTGCAGGACTCTTTGAGGTTGCCTTTGCAGCTTGTCTAGGAAAAGCAAAAGAAGCAACAGGAACTGAGTCAACTTATTGGTATATAGGTTTTCTAGTTTGTCTAGGAATCAGTATGGGTTTGCTTTTAAAAGTAACACAGCATTTGCCCATTGGTACAGCCTATGCAGTTTGGACAGGCATTGGGGCCGTTGGAACTGTTTTGGTTGGGATTTTTATTTTTAAAGAACCCGCAACATTTTGGCGACTATTTTTTATCACAACACTAATTATTTCTATTGTCGGACTAAAAGTGGTTTCTCATTAA
- a CDS encoding DUF2147 domain-containing protein: MKYLSILFTMAICITVNGQTIIGQWETFDDKTKDKKAIIEIYKTKNVYYAKIVKSFVGEKDAICETCTGTKKDTPIIGLVIIENLKKDGDEFNGGTILDPENGKTYKCYLELINKNKLKVRGYLGISLFGRTQYWSRKE, translated from the coding sequence ATGAAATATTTAAGCATACTTTTTACAATGGCTATATGTATCACAGTTAATGGGCAAACTATTATTGGACAATGGGAAACTTTTGATGATAAAACCAAAGATAAAAAAGCAATCATTGAAATTTATAAGACAAAGAATGTTTATTATGCCAAAATAGTTAAAAGTTTTGTGGGAGAAAAAGATGCCATTTGCGAGACATGTACTGGCACAAAAAAAGACACACCAATCATTGGTTTAGTGATCATTGAAAACCTCAAAAAAGATGGAGATGAATTTAATGGTGGAACTATTCTAGATCCAGAAAACGGAAAAACCTACAAGTGCTATCTAGAGTTGATAAATAAAAACAAATTAAAGGTTAGGGGCTATCTTGGAATTTCACTATTTGGAAGGACTCAATATTGGAGTAGAAAGGAATAA
- a CDS encoding Crp/Fnr family transcriptional regulator, with the protein MEELFAFINKISPIKLDTFNELQKCFKPLQLTKGDYFVREGEYAQQIGFLRKGVVRAFFINEEGKEYTKQFFVGYSIIGAYTSLLTKQPNKIGQQALGDCEILTADFREIEKLYERFHDLERLGRKIAEFYFLEKEEKEIEMALLDADKRYLLMKEKFPSLELTIPQYQIASYLGITPTQLSRIRRKFKES; encoded by the coding sequence ATGGAAGAATTATTCGCTTTTATAAATAAAATTAGCCCAATTAAACTAGATACATTTAATGAGTTGCAAAAATGTTTTAAACCCTTGCAACTTACTAAAGGTGATTATTTTGTTAGAGAAGGTGAATATGCACAACAAATAGGATTCTTAAGAAAAGGGGTTGTTAGAGCTTTTTTTATAAATGAAGAAGGAAAAGAATACACCAAACAGTTTTTTGTAGGCTATTCTATCATTGGAGCTTATACATCACTTCTCACAAAACAACCAAACAAAATAGGACAACAAGCCTTAGGTGATTGTGAAATACTCACTGCTGATTTTAGAGAAATAGAAAAACTCTATGAAAGGTTTCATGATTTAGAAAGATTGGGTAGAAAGATTGCTGAATTTTATTTTTTAGAGAAAGAAGAAAAAGAAATCGAAATGGCGCTACTTGATGCTGATAAGAGATATTTACTTATGAAAGAAAAATTCCCTTCTTTAGAGCTAACAATTCCTCAATATCAGATTGCCTCATACTTGGGCATTACTCCAACTCAATTGAGCAGAATTCGAAGAAAATTTAAAGAATCTTAG
- a CDS encoding porin family protein, with amino-acid sequence MKKLLLFIFLVSTISITSNAQKKITYGLKGGVSISNISSDSYYKSIGKKGIYLGGLAEFYLKEKFSIQGEVLFAIYGAEVYPITYGGNGTKTEIDLDYILVPVLAKFYMSKHLSVEIGPSFNFLINEKGYRPNLPDIIDSNGNFLRSQKEMDPYGSSIELSALIGVSYKLSRNLSINLRYTRGLTNTFNPPFQTSKKGINEAFQLGIDFLF; translated from the coding sequence ATGAAAAAGCTACTTTTATTCATCTTCTTAGTCTCAACGATTTCGATAACCTCCAATGCACAGAAAAAGATAACTTATGGGCTTAAGGGAGGAGTTAGTATTTCAAATATTTCTTCAGATTCATATTATAAGTCAATAGGTAAGAAAGGAATTTATCTTGGAGGTTTGGCAGAGTTTTATCTTAAAGAAAAATTCTCTATTCAAGGAGAAGTGTTATTCGCTATATATGGTGCTGAAGTATATCCAATTACCTATGGAGGAAATGGCACTAAGACAGAGATAGATTTAGATTATATTTTAGTTCCAGTATTAGCCAAATTTTATATGTCAAAGCACTTATCAGTTGAGATTGGACCATCATTTAATTTTTTGATAAATGAGAAAGGGTACAGGCCTAATCTCCCTGATATTATTGACTCAAATGGAAATTTTTTGAGAAGCCAAAAAGAGATGGATCCATACGGAAGCAGTATTGAATTAAGCGCTTTAATCGGTGTTTCCTATAAACTAAGCAGAAACCTATCAATAAATCTTAGATATACTCGAGGGTTAACGAACACCTTTAATCCCCCTTTTCAAACTAGCAAAAAAGGAATAAATGAAGCTTTTCAGTTGGGTATTGACTTTCTATTTTAA
- a CDS encoding Crp/Fnr family transcriptional regulator codes for MVNYIELTNFIKKNITIDDEDLKTVLSYFKTIKKKKNEILLSNGKNSQVSYFVRKGCLRLFYIDEEGKDVTRYIAFENQFATELVSFITNEPAQETIQVIENSELLYITHDDFRHLMTIVPKWKDFYSIYLEKAYVNNSKRLVSFTALDATERYKQLFKINPNIVKRLPNKIVASYINISQETLSRIKSKL; via the coding sequence ATGGTAAACTATATTGAACTCACAAATTTTATAAAAAAGAATATTACTATTGATGACGAAGATTTAAAAACCGTGTTGTCATATTTTAAAACGATTAAAAAAAAGAAAAATGAAATTTTACTATCAAATGGTAAAAATAGCCAGGTAAGTTATTTTGTCAGAAAAGGCTGCTTGCGGCTCTTTTATATTGATGAAGAGGGTAAAGATGTAACCCGTTATATAGCCTTTGAAAACCAATTTGCCACAGAGCTTGTAAGCTTTATTACCAATGAACCTGCACAAGAAACGATTCAGGTTATTGAAAACAGTGAGCTTTTATATATCACTCACGATGATTTTAGACACCTAATGACGATTGTTCCTAAATGGAAAGATTTTTATAGCATCTATTTAGAAAAGGCCTACGTAAATAACTCTAAAAGACTGGTGTCATTTACCGCCTTAGATGCCACAGAACGATACAAACAATTATTTAAAATTAACCCTAATATCGTTAAGCGCTTACCCAACAAAATAGTGGCCTCTTATATCAATATTTCACAAGAAACTTTAAGCAGGATTAAATCAAAACTTTGA
- the ribB gene encoding 3,4-dihydroxy-2-butanone-4-phosphate synthase: MVLTELDRFQTEESHSKERLEKALVHLQKGEGVVLLDDKDRENEGDLIYSAHHMTLVQMALMIRKCSGIVCLCLTNKKADHLKLPYMVKENTSSFQTPFTVSIEAKHGVTTGVSAKDRLTTIKVACSENAKSDELSKPGHIFPLRAKDNGVLQRKGHTEGSVDLMKLAGLKPEAVLCEVMNDDGTMAKTASLVSFANEHNLMVLSILDIIHYRKFVRDYK; encoded by the coding sequence ATGGTACTTACAGAATTAGACAGATTTCAAACCGAAGAAAGCCACAGTAAAGAGCGATTAGAAAAAGCATTGGTACATCTTCAAAAAGGAGAAGGAGTTGTTTTACTAGACGATAAAGACAGAGAAAATGAAGGCGATTTGATATACTCGGCTCACCATATGACACTTGTTCAGATGGCACTTATGATTAGAAAGTGTAGTGGTATTGTATGTCTATGTTTGACCAATAAAAAAGCAGATCATCTTAAACTACCTTATATGGTAAAGGAAAACACTAGTAGTTTTCAGACCCCGTTTACCGTTTCTATTGAAGCAAAGCATGGGGTAACCACTGGAGTCTCTGCAAAAGACAGATTAACAACCATCAAAGTTGCTTGTAGTGAAAATGCCAAAAGCGATGAGCTGTCTAAACCTGGGCATATCTTTCCGTTAAGAGCAAAAGACAATGGTGTATTGCAGCGAAAAGGACATACAGAAGGCAGTGTAGATTTAATGAAATTAGCCGGTTTAAAACCAGAAGCGGTTCTGTGTGAAGTGATGAATGACGATGGGACCATGGCAAAAACAGCTAGTCTAGTCAGTTTTGCAAATGAGCATAATTTGATGGTGTTATCAATCCTAGACATTATTCATTATCGTAAATTTGTAAGAGATTATAAATAA
- a CDS encoding DUF6174 domain-containing protein, with translation MRKILAFLIALILFSCSKSDEISGFNFDQKTFEKNRQLWEQNKINNYTFSQKYSSTSIGSQPKLTSVVKNNQLDSIFVQSNNTSISDLGEVFYYGTVNKVFQHIEWVTGYYENILHINDGYMKGVFFEITYDETYHYPTKIKYTGDYFGNVNGGLNVLIELSDFDVQ, from the coding sequence ATGAGAAAAATCTTAGCTTTTTTAATCGCATTAATACTGTTTTCATGTAGTAAATCTGATGAAATTTCTGGATTTAATTTTGATCAAAAAACTTTTGAGAAAAATAGGCAATTATGGGAGCAAAATAAAATTAACAATTACACTTTTTCCCAAAAATATAGCTCAACATCTATTGGATCTCAACCCAAATTAACAAGTGTAGTTAAAAACAACCAATTAGATTCAATATTTGTTCAATCAAATAACACCAGCATTTCTGACTTAGGTGAGGTTTTTTATTATGGTACGGTCAATAAAGTTTTTCAACATATAGAATGGGTTACCGGATATTATGAAAATATATTACATATTAATGATGGATATATGAAAGGTGTTTTTTTTGAGATAACTTATGATGAAACGTATCATTATCCTACAAAGATAAAGTATACAGGGGATTATTTTGGAAACGTCAATGGGGGTTTAAATGTACTAATTGAACTTAGTGATTTTGATGTTCAATAA
- a CDS encoding transglutaminase domain-containing protein, translating to MNRVKLITLLIVCLFSFQSNGQNLTNRKLIKIAKNAPDSISGFASDIADYFKTKTKDPKELVFLFSYWIGQNISYNVEKHLTGDTTYTDIWDTLKTKKTMCQGFSELFSEICYWADIESEIIVGYAKGIDFNGKPLKGTNHIWNAVLINNKWELVDITWAVGFIDFRNGKYVFNKKFRKQYIFAKPDDLIITHLPVKSKWQLSTSSITFNEFFSDVHEKKRQSAFNH from the coding sequence ATGAATAGAGTTAAACTGATTACATTACTGATCGTATGTCTTTTTTCTTTTCAATCTAATGGTCAAAATTTAACGAATCGTAAATTGATTAAAATTGCAAAAAATGCTCCTGATTCTATTAGTGGTTTTGCATCTGATATTGCAGATTATTTTAAAACCAAGACTAAAGATCCTAAAGAACTTGTTTTTCTTTTTAGTTATTGGATTGGCCAGAACATATCATATAATGTTGAAAAGCATTTGACAGGAGATACAACTTATACAGACATTTGGGACACCCTTAAAACTAAGAAGACAATGTGTCAAGGTTTTTCAGAATTGTTCTCAGAAATATGCTACTGGGCTGATATTGAGAGTGAAATAATCGTAGGCTATGCCAAAGGTATTGACTTTAATGGAAAACCGTTAAAAGGCACCAATCATATTTGGAATGCCGTTCTAATAAACAACAAATGGGAGTTAGTTGATATTACTTGGGCTGTGGGATTTATAGATTTTAGAAATGGGAAATATGTTTTTAATAAGAAATTCAGAAAACAATATATTTTTGCAAAACCTGATGATTTAATTATAACACATTTACCTGTAAAATCTAAATGGCAATTATCAACTAGTTCAATTACATTTAATGAGTTTTTTAGTGATGTACACGAAAAAAAGAGACAAAGCGCTTTCAATCATTAG